The Branchiostoma lanceolatum isolate klBraLanc5 chromosome 12, klBraLanc5.hap2, whole genome shotgun sequence DNA segment tTGACgctaccaactcagatgaaaaattgtaaatattgttcttttgatttttgtgagtatgttgtatgttttccTATTGTCTACTAGGGTTTGGCAGCTCCCTGTGTGTGACAAACGTGGCCACGAGTGTCGGAAGATACTTCACAACAAAGAGACTCCGCGCAAACAGCCTGATAACGCTGGGATCCGGGGTCGGCTCTCTAGCTTTCCCGCCTCTCTGTCAATTTTTGTTGGATGAATACGGAACGAGAGGGGCATCTGTGATAGTCGGGGGTATTGTACTTAACATGGCAGCTTTTGGAGCTCTGGTGCGGCCAATATTCATCGCGACTGATGTCAAAGCCGATCAAGCCTTACTAACCCACGATCAAGAGCAGGTGCAGGACTCTGTAAACGACGTCAGCGTAAAAATAAAAGGCAGTAACACATGCCAACCGAAACGATTTTTCTCCACTGTGGATTGTACACTCTTTCAAAATACTTCATTTGTGTTTTACCTAGTATCAATAGGTATGGTATCGTCCAGTTATTTGGTCAGTAACATTTATTTAGCGCCTCGTGCAAAATCATTTGGTGTTGAGGACTACCAGGCAGCTTCTCTTCTGTCTATTATGGGCATAACCACAATCAGTGGTCGAGTTCTTGTCGGAGTCCTGTCCAAGTGGAAAAAGATTCACCCTCTCGATCAATACGCAACTGTTGCTACACTACTCGGCTTGACAATGCTGTTTATGCCACTGGCCACGTCTTACGGTTCCATGGCTACCTACAGTGTCGTCTTCGGACTGTTTTCCGGCGCCATCATTCCTCTGATGCTCACGGCAACGGCAGAGCTTGTGGTGGCTAACAGACTACCCAGTGCCTTTGGGATCACCATGTTTCTACAGGGGGCGGGCGGTCTTGTGGGCCCACCGGTATCAGGTATTACTAAGTTTATAATGCATGTCTCCCCGAATTCCCATCGACTTTAGCTGCATTGCAATTGGTTTAGAATACGGCGTTTCTAAAATCTACATCCAAGCGTGTTTagtccctctcactggactcgtgacacgctggcggcgtcgctgcggccgatcaagTTAACAAATctaaagcactcaacgaattttatcgacaaaaaacgaatctttttaagctttgtgtgcgttttgaatgatattcccattataaagtcaagggtaacaaatccagtttaggacgcagcgacgccagcgtgccgcgagtccagtgaaAGGGGAACTTTACTGAAACTACTTCCCAAAAAGTTCAATGTGTAAACCATAGAAAGCTATATCTTCCCACTAACCTATAAATATTGGTGAACGTACTTTATGAACCCGATCTCTTGCCTTGTTTTTCCTCAGGAGCGCTACGTGACGCCACGGGAAGCTTTGATGCAACGTTTCTATTTGGCGGCGCATGCGCCGCAGTTGGAGGACTGGTTCCATTCCTTCTGCACATGCGCGTGTTTTCTAAGCACAAGACACGGTCTGCTATGGACACGTCATCATCTAATCATAGCAGCGAGAAGGGGATACAGGAATCCTATGTTTATGTAATCATAAGGGAAACGTCACTGTGATGTCGTCATCTTTTTACATCAATGAAAAGTTATCGGTTTATTGCGCAGTCGTAGTAAAGCCACAAACAACTGACAATACAGTATGCGTATGTTCAATTAGCATGGGGAGTCATATAGCTCGTTCCTACTAGTAAAACAGAATATTGATCTGCTAATGTTATAAGGCTAGGATCTCAACCATGCATGTTAGATTTAGAAATAGCCCGGTGCCATCTTTGTTACGGCTCCTGAATGCTAGGAAATGAACTAGATCGAATTGTCTATATGATAAGCAAACGTATACGAAATAGACTAACTTAATACCGAtgctttgaaattgttttaataCCATAGTAAATAATTCaaaatgatttgtgtaatgtcTTGATGGTGCAATATGTACAGagggcacaattcagcctttggctgcaaAGCCTTTTTTATGATTAAACACCATTTGATAGATTGCATGCCCGGTAGGCAACAATAACACAACACCTAAGTCGAACTCTGTAATCTCCAATTTACCGGGGTAAGACAGAATCCAATTGGCCTAAACACTATCCAactgtagcctcctttgcaggcttcctGGTCAGCACCTGCCTTTATTTTTCAGGGGAGCGCTGTTtggcgattttcaacatattacgatttctccagcaaaagagcCTGGCCACAATATATATTGACAATCgggaatcagcccccccccccccaataaacGCAGGGGCCTCCAGGAAGtctgcaaggaggttaactttGCCCCTGTAAATTTGCTTACAGATTAGAATTCTCGGCCTCCTTGGCTGCCATTCATCACCGGACAACGCACACTACTGGGGCATGAAGGTCACTTCTGTTGATTTGTTCAAGTTCAGAGTGCtacgtgaccatagcatgtgcAAATAGACTCTACAAGAGTGCTCTTACAACGTGGTACTTTACTTGGGTGCAATGTCAACAGCTTGCTTGCAGCGTCGTATCGGGTTGCATCGGCTGAACAAAATGTGTTTTAATACCCCAGTTTAAATGTTTCCATAATTTTCGATATATAGATAGCACAGTTaaattcattatcattatgcAATCAGATGAACAATATATCAAGTTTCTTCTGTCACATTGAACATTCGTATCGTCTAGTTGTATCTAAATGGTCCAGATATATGGCATTCAAGGCTATGGCGCATTTGTATGCGCTTGTTTATTCTAGACCAGAGTGTTGTGTAAACACTAGGGCAGAGCCCTTAGAATCTGTAAGATTTACAAGTAAACATCACGTACAGTTGTGGCATGATGATGGCGTCTTAGAATGTGTTGCCATTTCTATAAATAAATGGTTCAACATAGACACAGCCAGGACATCCATGAAGAatatagcctggtcccagtctctaggggtcggcttaggggtgttttaccgggcccagtctgcttacGATTcagccgtttctgtcagcctttctACTTAGCTGCcgtatagaatttcgcagccttttTACCTTAGCTGCCATAGACAGTTTCCCCACCGCCCTGTAATTCAATCCAgggccgtaaacacaccccgagcggactaagctgtctgcgCGGGCGGGGATCCCTCCCAGCGCCATAGAGATATCGGGAAGCCCCCAATGGTATGGTTTCCATGCTATAAAGACTATGGCTGTGGGGAAACGCACGAACCGGGACCCCGTGGACCCTCCTGACGGCGGCTGGGGGTGGGCCGTGGTGCTGGCCGGCTTCATGGTCCTGGCCTGCACGTTCGGCGTCATCAGATCTCTCGGCGTTTTCTTCGTGCCGTGGAGGGAACAGTTCCCTGAGGCCACCGCTGGTAAAATTGCGTTGGTGCAGTCACTGTTGACGGGCATAACAAGCTTGGCAGGTAAGAATGATGCTGACAGTCACAGTCATGTCTTGCAGTAGTAGGCCTGCAAATGACACGGGCAATGGGTAGATGATTACTACGTAATCAATAATGTCAAGTAGTTAGTAAGGGAATGGAGTTTGCAAGAAAAAGGTCTCATTCTGACATATaatatatgtgtgtgcgtgtgggcgtgtctgtgtgtgtgtgtctgtgcgtgtggttgtgtgtgtctgtgtgtgtgtgcgcgcgtgtgtgtggtATACGCGCATATACTGTCATGTGTCAGTCTGAgtccttcctctctctctctctctctcccaacctctctctctctcccaccctctctctctctccctctctctctctttctctctctctctctctctctcttcctctctctctctctctctctcttcctctctctctctctctctctctctctctctctctctctctctctctctctctctctctctctctcggaATGCGTGCTTCGTTCTAGTCGCTTCGATATTTGTAGTGTTGGCACACAACATGTCATAGATATCTCCGCCACTGATCACCTCACCGAGAATATATAGTGAGTCTAGTGACATATCATTCAACACGCAATTCATGTGAAAGACATGTTTAGCTCCAGTGGCAAGTGCCCTTGGCCGGAGGTTCGGGTTCCGGCCCGTCATCATGGCAGGAGGTGTGATCGCAGCCGGAGGGTTTTCTCTCAGCTGGTTCACAACTCAACTTTTCCATCTCTACATCACCATCGGCTGCATTGCAGGTGAGCTATTTATAGGATAATGGCAAGTTGTATCGACAGCATGAGCGATTTGGGCTGTTTTTCTGTTACAGATCGTAGCGTACGTCATCGTACGTCAACAAACTGTTTTTTAACCATTAAAggacgggataaaatttcacgTGCATACAGGAATCGCAACCTTTGTTGTTCCCTATACATGAAGTTGCTATATAAATGTATCCTATCTCTTTATTTCTGTGtgtatcttattttttttcGTCACGATCAGGGTTGGGAGGCTCCATGTGTTTAACAAACGTGGCCACATGTGTCGGAAGATACTTCACAACAAAGAGACTCCGCGCCAACACCCTGCTTACTTTTGGATCCGGCATCGCCTCCTTTGCTTTCCCACCGCTCTGTCAATTTTTGCTGGATGAATACGGAGCGAGAGGGGCATCAGTGATAGTCGGTGGCATTGTCCTTCATATGACAGCTTTTGGAGCTCTAGTTCGACCAATACTACTTGTAGCTGATGTTAAACTTGACCATGATGGCAATGAAAGGCAATCAACGTTGTCGCCGTCATCTAGTCTTCTTCCACACGATCTAGACCATGAACCTGAAAATGTTTCGACTAAAGCAAAAGGCAGAGATGCATGTTTTGCCGTTGTGGATTGTACGCTGCTAAAAGATACATCCTTTATATCATTTTTGCTTTCCATTGGACTAGTAGCATCCAGCTATCTGGTCAGTGAGATCTATCTTGTTCCTCGTGCAAAGTTGCTTAACATTGAGGAATACCCGGCTGCTTTTCTTCTATCTATAATTGGCATATCCATCCTTATTGGTCGAGTTATTGTCGCAGCACTGTCCGACTTCATAACATTCAAGTCTATCAATCAATACGCAACTGTTGCTGCACTGCTCGGCTTGGCCATGTTGTTCGTGCCGCTTGCAACGTCCTACGGTTCCATGGCTACCTACAGCGTCGTCTTTGGGTTACTTTCTGGTGCTATCGTTCCTCTGATGCTCACGGCCACAGCAGACCTTGTAGAGGCTGACAGACTACCCAGTGCGTTTGGGATCACCATGTTCTTAGAGGGGGTGACCGGACTTGTAGGCCCACCAGTATTAGGtaattttctttattattgTGTTTATTACTTGTTATTTCTGCATTTGTCGCATCGGCTcgtgtttgttttgtaaaatttgttaaaAAGTAACCATAATATATTTCTAAGTAGCAAAGCGTATCTTATATGTAAATCAGTGTAAATCTAAATTGCTGCTTTCAAGTTTGTTTCtaggcattttttttcttttcttggatGCACATTATTTGAACATGCGTTTTACCTTAGGTGCGCTAGGTGACGCCACGGGAGGCTTTGATGCCACGTTTCTCTTCGGCGGAGCGATTGTCCTGGTCGGGGGACTACTTCCGTTCTTACAGTACTGCACTAGGCCGTGTTGGTTATCAGGGACACTTCATCGTCTGATCACGCCACCGAAAAGGGAATACACGAGCCTTGTcattatgtgactgtaagaGAAACTCGCCTGTGAATCTTATCCCATAGAAGTTAGGTCTGTAGTTGTGGAACATCTTTGGCTTCAACGTTTATGATCGATGAGGGATCCCTCATCGAAAAAAAGTCACTccatacatttgtaaatatttttgaaGGATCTAACACAAATGATTATGTGAAAGTAAAAGAAATTGTCCTGTTATTCTTTTTGACTGTTAGCCAAGAAATCACATATACAACATGCTGCTATCTACATGGGTGAGCCCTCTGGCGACGTGGACGTACATTGCAAGAGATTATCCATATACGGTAAACGATGGTTATACAACTTCTAGGTAACCAAAACTCTGATTGTAATAGATGTACTTATAACATTGCAACCTATATACTTGCGAGGTATATTGAATCTGTTCCCAGCAATATCCTTCTATATTTGCTTACTCTATCTGTCGTAAGATCTTGCAACATTCGGTGAAGTTCTTATCACTATCGGCAGGTGGCGTTGCGGCCATCGACGTCACAATCAGTCGTattttcttactctccaagcagaggagtgagtccggcaggttttttacgtgtttttaggcgtttttgtcgggctttctactttgtcatggtttctttctatctttaacccacacctctgccggcactgacctcggggcggggcaaacctatttacttccattgcaAAAAGGTGGCAGTAACTCCTTAAAGATGGgtttaaagatagaaagaaaccatgacaaagtagaaagcccgacaaaaacgcctaaaaacacgtcaaaaacctgccggacccactcctctgcgtGGAGAGTAGTATTTTCTCTCATGTGTACTAAGATGTTATTTATCTTACTACGCAGCAGATTTAGATTGGTCCCCGTCTTTGCTTGTCTTTCCTTCTCTGTCTCGATTCCTTTACTTCGGTGAATCTCTTGAATGACTGAACACCATGCATATGATAACCACTGAGCATTGCATTGGCTAATATctataatcaaaaacaaaatgattgaaTTATGGCGAAAGACGCATCTTCGGTCCTTTTATCACCAACAACCAACAAGGTATTCATGGAGATATAAATATGccaaatttctaacattaagTGCACTAATGACAACTTCATCTGATACAAGCCTCATGCATAAAAGCATAAGATCCGAGCCGCATAGTCATCAGGTAAAGGTGCAAATGTTAGATAAAAGCAACCTTCATCTGAATTAAATCTTGGGAATACGATACGTGAAGAATATTCGTGCGATACCTTTCATATGCCTATCAGGAAATTTTGATAGatgtctacatgtagttgtcatcAGTTCAACAGACAGAAAATTACAGAATGGTAGAGACTAGCTTGTGGCCAATGCggattagatttttttttcaaaatcacgtCAAAGATGCACTTGTGacgagtatacatgtatgtgcatgtgcacTACTTTCAATATTGTATGACTGTTTTGATAATTGTAAGTAACTATTAAGTGCAATATCGTACGACTATTTGACCATTTGTATGCTTGTACGCTAGGAGATCATGCATAATATTGTATGCCATTGTGACATTTTTAATTCAATGCAATTCAGTGTGACATGTACTGTCAAATTTCAATAAACACatcttgaatcttgaaaaaCGCATACATAAGCATCTTccatatgatataatgataaggATGCTGTTTTGAATGCCTGCCTTGTCTGTGTTACTGAGaacataaacaataaacaaaacgaCAGCGCAGCATAATGTCCCCAGCGGGGTTATATATACGGTTCTCAATATTGTTCCCAATGAGGGAATGTTTGTGCTTAATACAAATGGCAGAAAAGTCGGCAGTCTAGCTGAGACCAGGGCATTAAACAGCGGGAACATTCAGCATCCCGGAATTGGCTTGGTATTAGCAAAGCAGCTGGAATAGATGCTTTTGGCTGGCGTAGCTATACATTTGCACGAAGATATATGGATCTGCTTGAAATAAATGATATTAATGCGTTTACGCAATAATCAAAACTGTTTTCTTAGATCGATATTACCATACCGGTGCACGACTCAAGAACATATCATAGACCTCATTTGTCAACAATAATTCTGCGTTTAATTTTCGCAAGCGTTGATGAGCATATGCTCCATTGCTGTCTCGTTTGAGCTGGTTGAAATTGTCATCAGTACAGATTAGATACTGAAGACGTATTGGTGTAGAAAGAACGCCGACTCCAAATcgtgttagtttgttagttagCTTATTCGTAcatagagaaagagagagtcTTATCATTGAGAAGAGGAAAGAAAATGGGAAGGGGAGGGAGAATTAGAGGGATAGGGTTAACTCCTGGGTACCTTTCTTTCATgatgcatgtttgttttttaaaccTCGCACATGGAtggttatttacatgtatagattTCAACGCCCACAAACAGAAAATAACCATTACTTCTCTAATTTGCTTTGAACCTTACTTGAACCTTACTTGATCTTCAATTTTAATGCATTCCTGGAAGCTGCGAGACAAGAAACATGAACCCACGCAACTCGCTTCCCTTGAAGTCTTATCACTGTGTACAGCACGGATTGGTTTGTTAGTTATCTCCATACCGTTAGCCGGGTCTCAGACCGTAAAAAAGACTACCGGCAATCCAGAGAGTCTATCTGTCCCTTATCGCTGCAGCATGTTTTGGTGTATCTCACTGTGAAGGATGTTATCGGTGAAGCGGAATGACATGTAAAGAGTTCACGCAAAGCAAACGACGAACAATTGCTGTGTCAGCTTCATTCTTGTGCTTGTAGGCAGCAGCCGTTAACAAGGTTGCGTATCCCATATCGTAAAATATGGCTTCTAGTGCAGAGCTACTGCTTTGCTGGAATCCATTGACAACCAGGCCGCATTGTGAAGTACAATAAATACGCCTGGCCTTGGCTGCATATTGTGTGGGTTAAAAGAGCGAGGTTGTCGACTGTCAGTATTTCTAAGCCACGTTACAGATGGGCAGCGTCTTGGACCGGTTTCTGAGATGCCATTTGGATAAGACGCTGGCGTCACAGAGGCTAAGATTAATGATTATCACACCGTTTCCCATCTCATTCTGACTCCGGGCGCCGATAGAGAGCTCACACAGAAAGGTTTAAGCCGAAAATAGATGATGTGCGGATACCCACTCAttttaacctacatgtacccgcCACTCAGAGCCTCTGCAACAGACGTCAATCTCACGGAACACAATGGGCTCAGCGTTCAGAATGTATAGATGGGTGTGGCTTGTGAGTAAGTGTACGCTTTTTTGAATGGGGGTCGCACAAGAAAGGTTCGGTCATGAATAATAGTGATCCTTCCCGTGATGTGAAGGAGGTACACACAATGGTGAGTTGTGGGATAAAAGCTGTGAAGCGTAAATGTTTATCTCTGCCGCAATTGTGTCCATGCCTGTGTGTTCCTTGGCGTTACATCTCAGTGTGTAACTTTTTGAACTGAATTTGATGTTTATTTGTCGCGCTTTACGCAATTGTGAAAACACAACTTGTTGCATCCGAAGCAGTTATTTATCGCCCACGAGCTAGATGTTTTAGTAGGGATAGTCGATGTTTGTAGCAAACGGGTCCCTGACAATACTACCTGTTTGGGATACGCGCTCTATCGATCCCAAACGGGTCCCAGGAAAAACTAACAGTTTTAGATTTGTGCTTGTATCCCAAATTCGGACAGGACTCATTCGGTATACACAACTGTGTTTCTATTCCAACGTGTAATTATCTCAACTAGGATAAGGCTCAAATGGGAGAGAACAAGCCCTTATGATTATCTATAGATAGACTTACCACTTGTGAAGCCTAGTGCTACGTTGTATTTCAATGTGGCTCTTCTCCACAAGTTACCTACAGAATGGCATCAATGTAGCTGATTCATCTGGATCACATCCTCAGAAAGTTTACTTCGGGATAGAATTGCACTGATGTATCTGGCGTTACATCCTGTTAGACATGATAATTTGTTCTGTACCCTTGTTACTTATCTCTTATTAGTCTCGACCAGACGTAAAAGCGATGAATATTACTTTTGGAAATATTGTCTCATGGAATTTTTTGCCTCTCCTGTAACAACAAGACAATTTTCATGGTCTATTAACTTTCCTCCCCaatattttttcaatatttcagGCAACACTAAGACGAGTTTGCTCACTTCACTTAGgaggaaatgagtacctagcttcggttagggacgtccctcggataggacgtttaACGGAGGTCCCGTGCTTGATGAGAGCCACAAAATTTACTGCATTGGTTCTCGGACATTTTAAAGTGAAAATTGAGGAGCAAGACAAAATTAGAAACGAGGGCTTAGATGAAGAAAAACTTTGTCATCCGATGATATATAGCATATCAAAGGGGTGTGGCAttatgttcttgttgttgttggtaaTCAGAGACTTAGAACAGTTCAAGATCAGCGGCTGCAAACGTATATCATGATGATGAACCTACGGCGTAAAGGTGCAGCCTAATGAGTGCACTGACCACTGCAAAACAATGATGTATGCTCATTCTTCCGCACATAAACAATGCTgcaatattttcttcatttgaaTGCGGTGTTGTGGGTGACCTTTCCGTTAGCGTGCACAGTTCACGTGAGCTCTGCTGTATTGTTATTCCGGTACCATAAGGGTAATAACGTGCAAATGTCAGGAGGTGTGCGGGTTACAAGGAGGTGTTTTATTGCACTATTACGCGGATGGATGAGTCGGCTCGTCCTTGATTAGCAACTTTAGACGTCAAGAAAATGAACcatatattttcttttacacCCCAGAAGTTACAACTTAGAAGTTCTAAAGTTCCCGACTCAGCAAAGCTAAATAGATCACTCGAGGAAGGTCAGTCGACGCTAGGGTGTGTGAGTCAAAATACCGTACTACGTGATATGGAACCtagcatcattatttcataaaatCTTTTTATAACGGAAACATCAGGCATACAGTGAAGACATGATTCTCATGCTTCTAGAAGAAGAGAGTCGTTGAGCATGGCCATGGGTGTTTGATGTGTAACCATTTAATTTTCTTTACACTCCATGAATTTCAACTTGTAAGTTCTAATGTTCCGACTCAGCAAACCAAGATAGATTACTTATCACTCAAGGAGGTTTAGTCCACGCTAGGGCCTACAGTTTAAACTAAAACGGGTGTAAGATAACGTGTTACGTAAGAGAGTCtagctttcttcttcttttatctCTTGTATTGAAACCATCGGCATACGAATTAGGCTAACAGTGAATACATAATTCATAGCCTAACATTCTCGTGATTCTAGAAGCAGTAGCCGTGTTTGAATGTTTGATCTCTAAGAGTTTGCAGCAGAGCCAACACAAAACTCCATTGATTCGATTCACAGTGTGGACTTCACTATGCTTCCTATATAGTTGACTGATTAGGGAAACAAGCGACGTAAACACAACTTGACAGACCAACTTTTTGAAGCATGAAGATCGATTTCTTTGCATTTCTTTGTTATCCCCTGAACAAAAAGGTAGagaatgaagtacatgtataattttcagacaaaaaagttCAACTTTGGCTCATGATCATAAGATATAGACTTCCGTCTTGAAACATTTCAACGCACATTAAAAACTTTGCAAAGGAGAATGTCGTGGTTGCCAAATACATTACACGGGTAAAGTAGCTGGGATAGAATCAATAACAACTGAAAAACGGCACGAGGAGAGAACACACGTTACGCACACCGTGCCGTGAACCATGTAACCATACGAAATACGATGCTAGCGATATATCATGCATTTTGCAATGATACTCGAAAGCCACCACCCGAGTATCGTATCCAGAGCACGATGCAACGTGATGACTGACAGCAAAGACCGATGAAACGTTGGCAATCCCATAACGCGCATTACACGCTTGCGAGATGGATTAAAGTGTGGACCAGCAATATTCTCTCACCCAGTCTCAAACAATATCAGCCCTTCATACGTACGTGTGAGCCGGGGTCACCAATGAGTTTCCCGTAAGGGGCAGAAGCAATATAAGCTATAAAGGTCAGCAGCACGAAGAGTTGGCAGGAACACTCTCTGGGTGGGAATATGAATTGGTGAAGAGTTATGAAAAGCAGCCTGTTAGTACAGTAAGGAAAGATTTATCGTTTAATTCGTCTTGTTTTGTGGGTGGTGGGATAGTCTGTTCCATCATTCACTAGAGACGTGGCAGGCAACCTACCAATAACTGCACATGGCAAGAACATATTGCGTTCATAGGATTTATCATAGCATGTattgaaaaatgatttcgtcaagaataAAAACGAAATCAATGAGAACCTCAAGTTGGCAAATTTGTCAGGTTGAGTGATTTTTGGCAGCAATTCCTTTTTCAAAATACGATCATATCACCAACAGGAAGCCGTGAATTGCTTCTCAATGAAAGTATTATTAATAATAGTGGAATGTTGTTATTGTGCATATTGCGCATCGGAGTTGTTTTTAGCGTTCGAAACAGTTTTATTTCAGTAAGGAAAGTAAATCTTTGAACAATGAGCTGAATATTGGCGCACAATGTGCTCAATGAAATTATTGGTAACGCTGGACGATGTCCTTGAAGGAGATTCAAAAGTTATTTTCTGAATATCAATGTTCAGGGTGATACACTACTCCAAACTTTACAATACACTTTACATAGGAAAGTTATAACTATACTAAAATTCCTACAAGAAAGTAGTTTTTGATATGAAAGAGTGGGTATTTATATCGCCCAAGTCACAGTGCGGATATGATTATGCAACACTGTATTTCGATCCGTGTAAAAACAAGGCAGTGATGTTGTTTTGCATTTGACTACATTAGAATGACGGAGAGATTGCTTAAGCGCTTACGGTTAAAACATCATGGCATCTGTTTGCAAGTCGTTTCATCAATTTACTAAACATACGGAGTGATTACTTCCAGAAACGTTAACAGTCATTAGTTCACTCATCCCATGTGAGTAATCAACGTAGTCTGCAAAACAGTTTACTTTATCTCGAGAGAATAATTAAATCTTCGATCTTCCTTCCATATGCAGTTATATAATGAAGAGTATCAATCTTGTTGTCATGCAGACTCTCATCAAATGTCGACGGGAtgaactaacaaacaaaaacaaagacgaCTTGAGGAGAAGATAGGACGTCTCAAGAGCATCTTAAACCCTCTCAAGAAAGTTGATTGATGATACTTCAGTGCACCTATTGAAGTTAAATATGGTTTTGTTGAGAGTATCCGTCGCACAAGCAGACACAGAAGATATGTGACGACTCTTAAAACACTGATTTACGTACAGAGCATTGATAATCATACCCAACGATCTATCAAGTTAGGAACATGTAATCGGTGGTAAATATTGCAATGTATAGAGCACGCTTGTACTGTTCAACGACACTCACTGCCCACTCTAGTCGAATAAATCACCAGAATCTGGTATGGAAAAATAGAAATTGCTTTGCTCAACTTCTAAAAAGTGTTTTACTTAGCAGTCAATATATTTGAATACATGATAtgctgctgtcaaacaatgaccCTTTTGAGACTCATTAACGGTCTCACGTTAATACTTTCCGTCCTCTTTGTACGTAAGTAacatatgtgtatttgtgtgcatgGAATATGATATGCAGCTGCCATAACGCGACCCGTTTCAGAATCATCAACAGTTGGACGGTCGGCCTGTTTCACAGACCTGccagcaaaacaacaacaaacaagactggcaatgaaaaCAgatacattgccatggcgacggtagttgttgttgttgtgttcatAATTTTACTGTATCCTGCTTATGGCACttataggtggtgctgttcatacgggaTTTCCAACGAAATGGGCTGATGAGTACCTGTTCTGTTGGGcaaatacagacacatacacagacaacgACAACACAACTACATTCTATCATGCATAATCCAACCACCGGAATGAACATTATAGACATCATAGACAACTAAAA contains these protein-coding regions:
- the LOC136446114 gene encoding monocarboxylate transporter 13-like, giving the protein MKTMAVGKRTNRDPVDPPDGGWGWAVVLAGFMVLACTFGVIRSLGVFFLPWREQFPEATAGEIALVQSILSAMTSLAAPVASALGRRFGFRPVIMAGGVIAAGGFSLSWFTTQLFHLYITIGCIAGFGSSLCVTNVATSVGRYFTTKRLRANSLITLGSGVGSLAFPPLCQFLLDEYGTRGASVIVGGIVLNMAAFGALVRPIFIATDVKADQALLTHDQEQVQDSVNDVSVKIKGSNTCQPKRFFSTVDCTLFQNTSFVFYLVSIGMVSSSYLVSNIYLAPRAKSFGVEDYQAASLLSIMGITTISGRVLVGVLSKWKKIHPLDQYATVATLLGLTMLFMPLATSYGSMATYSVVFGLFSGAIIPLMLTATAELVVANRLPSAFGITMFLQGAGGLVGPPVSGALRDATGSFDATFLFGGACAAVGGLVPFLLHMRVFSKHKTRSAMDTSSSNHSSEKGIQESYVYVIIRETSL